In Agelaius phoeniceus isolate bAgePho1 chromosome 16, bAgePho1.hap1, whole genome shotgun sequence, the DNA window ATGGATCCCCCCAGGGCaagctggaggctgcagggtcCCCATGaacagcccagggcaggctggaggctgcaggatgCCCATGGATCCcctcagggcaggctggaggctgcagggtccccatggatcccctcagggcaggctggaggcCGCAGGGTCCCCATGGATCcccccagggcaggctggaggctgcagggtccccatggatcccctcagggcaggctggaggcCGCAGGATGAGCCAGGGCAGCGCTGCCAGAGGGGATGCATGCCCGgctggctgaggcagagctgctgctgctgctgctgctcctctctggctCCTCCACCCCTGCCCACACAGTTCCACCCTGTCCTCCCCTTCCGCTGcctctcctgcccctggcagtgccccctctgcccagcagcccctggcccgCAGCACGGCCCCCCTGGCACGGCAGGGCAGGGTAGGGATGCCCACCCTGGCACAGGCCTGAGGGCCTCACCCCGTGTCCTCCTGGTGCCAGAGGGGCCAGAGATGGGAGTGTCCCCAAAGGCCCCTCGTGTCACCCTCTGGGGCAGGAACTGCTCGGCATCAGTGTGAGAGGGGTGGTGGTGCCCACCCAGCgggcacagggctcctgtgggtgcccacccggggggcacagggctcctgtgggtgcccacccagcaggcacagggctcctgtgggtgcccacccggggggcacagggctcctgtgggTGCCCACCCAGCgggcacagggctcctgtgggTGCCCACCCAGCgggcacagggctcctgtgggtgcccacccggggggcacagggctcctgtgggtgcccacccggggggcacagggctcctgtgggtgcccacccggggggcacagggctcctgtgggTGCCCACCCAGCgggcacagggctcctgtgggtgcccacccggggggcacagggctcctgtgggTGCTCATCCAGCgggcacagggctcctgtgggTGCTCATccagggggcacagggctcctgtgggTGCCCACCCAGCgggcacagggctcctgtgggTGCCTGGGCACGGCTCTGGGGGTCAcacatggcacaggggcagtgcctggggcagcacagagcccgGGGCTGTCTGAGGGTGCTCctggtgccatggcagggctggcagagccccgtttccatcctccctcagcagcacaggaaccGTGGCTGGCCCAGGGGTGCCAGGGAGGTGCCCAGGGGGGCAGGATGAAGGGAAGGATCAGGGGCAGGAGGTTCCacgctggctgggctgggctgggctgcaccCGCTGCCCATGGACCGGGCCCTGTGCCCGCTGTCACTTCAGGAGCAGGCGGGTGGCCTGGTCACCCAGCAGGAAcctttggggaggaaaaagagacagaaatcCAGGGTCACATTTCTGCCATGGCAAGGCTACAACAGGAACACGGGGACAGCACCAGCCCGAGGCTGATTCACCACACGAGACACGGGTGAAGCAAAGGCTCGTGTGAACACAGGCTGGGCCtttgctgtccctgtcctcatggaaaggaaaagggaaaggagccCGCAGCCTTGGACACCCCTCTGGAAAAGCATCAGCTGGGAGCCCTGCCCGGTGGAGggggcagcagcccaggggcaaagggaggctcagggtggcagtgccagtgccatgCAGGTGCCACGTACCTCACCAGCCCCCCGACCAGGAGCGCGGCCAGCATGGGCCCTACCCAGTAGACCCAGTGGTAGTTCCAGCAGTTCGCCACCAGAGCTGGCCCGAAGGCTCGGGCTGGGTTCATGCAGGCTCCGGACACGCCGCCCCTGCAAGGGGAACGCGGTGGCTGCGCCATCCCAGCGGGACACGGAGCAGCAGCCTCccctcagtgctgggaggggacaatggggtgggcagcagagtcccctcagtgctgggatgggggaatggggtgggcagcagagtcccctcagtgctgggcaatggggctgtggggtgggcagcagagtcccctcagtgctgggatggggcaatGGGGCGGGCAGCAGAGTCCCCTCAGTGCTGGGCaatggggctgtggggtgggcagcagagtcccctcagtgctgggatgggacaatggggtgggcagcagcatcccctcaGTGCTGGGCAATGGGACAATGGGGTGGGCAGCAGAGTCCCCTCAGTGCTGGGCaatggggctgtggggtgggcagcagcgtcccctcagtgctgggatgggacaatggggtgggcagcagcgtcccctcagtgctgggatgggacaatggggtgggcagcagagtcccctcagtgctgggcaatggggctgtggggtgggcAGCAGAGTCCCCTCAGTGCTGGCATGGGACAATGGGGCGGGCAGCAGCGTCCCCCTCCCTCCCGGGACCCTTCCCGGGGCTCAGGTGGGCGCTGGGCTGGGGCCGGGGGGcgcaggctgtgcccaggaaggctgcGCGGCACTCAGGGCTCACACACGGGAGCGGGGCAGCAGCAATGGCAGCTTTAGGGTAAATATTTGCCGGGGGGTTTGTGTAAACGCGGCCCGGGGTGCTGCCGGAGCGGGTGGGCGCTGCCTGAAGCCAGCGCTCCATTAACATCGCTAATTGCGTGTGCTCGTTATCCCGGCACGGTGGCACCGGAGCGGGGCCgagcctggcagcgctgccagcGGCCGCGGGGACACGAGGGACACAGGGCCCTGTTTGCTCAGGGCTTCCCAGGGCAAACACAGCCCGGCAGGCCGGGGTTCTGTTATCGCCCACGGCAGGGCtcggggctgtgctggctgcggGGACACGTGCGGGACgagctgaggctgctcctgctccaggcggAGCCCGGGCCGCTCCTGCCCAGCCAAGCCCGACAGCTCTCCCAGACTGCCAGAGCGCCACTGGGCACATTCCATGGACTTCCCGGTCAGGGGAGGGTCCCTGCTGAGGCAGGAgtccttgctgtgctgcaggaggggaggtctgtcccatcccatcccattatcccatcccactatcccatcccatcccatcccatcccaggtgcaggaggtcagggtgggatttggggtgcccCTATGgagggtgctcagagctgcccccagccccaccccacACCCAGGGTCCCTCCTGAGCCCTGCCCGGTGCCAGCAGCCCCCGAGCGCCGGCCCTGGTGGCTCTGTGGgtcccaggggacaggggaacagggacacaggggcacaggggacaggggcacaggggacagggggacaggggcacagggggacaggggacaggggcacagggcacagggcacaggggacaggggacagggtcacaggggcacaggggcacaggggacaggggcacagagggatggggcacaggggacagggtcTCACCCTGCCAGGATGCCGGCGGTGACGGTGAGGCCGGTGCAGAGCGGGGCCAGCGGGGTGCGGGTCCTGCCGTTGATGGCTCCCATGCAGACCACcaggagcaggaaggagctgagcaCGATCTCGGCCCCCAGCACAGCCGGGAGCTGCTCTCGGGCCGTGGGGCCGCCCAGGGCTCCGCCGCTGGCGTTGCCGAAGCGCTCGCTCGGTGCCACCGCCTGCGGGAGAGCCGGcggtgcccaggctgtgcccaggctgtgcccaggctgtgcccaggctgtgcccgggctgtgCCCCGTGCCAACAGACGGACTCGCCGCCTGCCGGGGCAGCGTGGGCGGCTTAAAGAGGAGCTAAACTGCGGGGGAAGAGGCAGCCCCGAGCGCCTGGCACGAACACACCCGACCGAGGAGGCTCCGGGCACCGCGGGGCACCGGGGGCACGGCtccgggcagggcagagccccggCTGCCCGGGGATGTGTGGGGCCACGCCGTGCTGGGAACGGGCAGCACCGAACCCAAACGGaccccagggcacagggctgggggagcaggcaCGGGAAAAGGGCTGGGGGAACAGGCACGGGGaaagggctggggcagcacggggaaagggctgggggggcacggggctgtcccagcagggacagTCCCCGTggcccagggacacccctggctCTGTACCTTTGCCAGGCCAGCTCCGATGACCCCTccgcagagctggcacagccagtaGGGGATGAGCAGGGAGACGTGCAGCCCCCCGAGCAGCCACACGGCCAGGGACACGGCGGGGTTGAAGTGGCCGCCGCTGCCGAgggcagagagagggagagagaggagcatCAGCGAGGGCTCACCCAGCACGGGGCTCCCTCCCGGGTTCTTGCCACGGCCTGGAGCCACCGGTGCTTTCCCAGTCTGCAGGGGAGCAGGATCCAGCTGTTCCCTCTctctgcaaagcagcagcagcaggctgggcacacagcccctcctgcagtgccacagggacAGCTTGAAGGACAGGATTTGGGGATGTgtcactgtgagcagctctgccagggcagccgTGGGCAGGGGgacctggcagagctgcaggaatgcagggctggggatggcaccagcctggcacagctgcaggaatgcagggctgggatggcaccagcctggcagagctgcaggaatgcagggctgggatggcaccagcctggcagagctgcaggaatgcagggctgggatggcaccagcctggcacagctgcaggaatgcagggatggggatggcaccagcctggcacagctgcaggaatgcagggctggggctggaacaGCCTGGCAGGACATCCCCCAGCatagcagagctgctgggccaggCCCTCAGTACCAGACCCAAATCCTTCACCTCAAAAAGCACAAGCAAGTCAGACACAGAGACCCTCTAATTAATAGTGATTACCATGAGACACGGGTTAATGAACAGGTTTCATAACTGATCAGCCTGATAATTGCTGGTGATGACTCAGAGAGTCTGGGAGCCATCAGCACATCTGAGTGCTCAGCTGggagggagccccaggagagcagggagctcggggctgtgccagggctgtgccagggctgtgccagggctggacagggCTCCCCTGCCAccaccagggctgggagggagcctGGGCTCAGGGGGGCACAAACCCAcctggggagcagcctggaTGGGGAAcctgtcctgggcagggctcctctccagcctccctggGCTCAATCCTTCCATgggaaatccttccctgggctcAATCCATCCATGGGAAATCCTTCCATGGGCTCAGTCCTTCCCTGGGCTCAATCCTTCCATgggaaatccttccctgggctcAATCCTTCCATGGGAAATCCTTCCATGGGCTCAATCCCTCCCTGGCTCAATCCCTCCCTGGGCTCAATCCCTCCCTAGGCTCAATCCCTCCCTGGGCTCAATCCCTCCCTGGGCTCAATCCCTCCCTGGGCTCAATCCTTTCCCTGGGCTCAATCCTTCCCTGGGCTCAATCCTTCCCAAGGCTCAATCCCTCCCTGGGCTCAATCCTTCTCTGGGCTCAATCCCTCCCTGGGCTCAATCCCTCCCTGGGCTCAATCCCTCCCTGGGCTCAATCCTTCTCTGGGCTCAATCCCTCCCTGGGCTCAATCCCTCCCTGGGCTCAATCCTTCCATGGGCTCAATCCTTCCCAAGGCTCAATCCCTCCCTGGGCTCAATCCCTCCCTGGGCTCAATCCTTTCCCTGtaagggtgggcaggccctggcacaggcacccaggatccctggcagtgccccaggccaggctggacagggcttggagcagcctgggacagtgggagttgtccctgccatggcaggggtgggatttGGTGGATTTAAGGTCCTCTCTACTCCAAACCATTTCGGGATTCAGTGTgacctgcagcccctcacctgacgcccccagtgctgctgccctgttTCACCATGCCAGGGTTTGTGCAGCAGGACCTGGCCCAGGCGCCGTGGGTCAGGAGTTGCCCCTGCACAAACCCCCCCAGGGCTgttctccctcctgcctgcccctcctgcactgCTGAATTATCCCCCCATGGCTCTgggctccaggcccagccacCCAGGACAGCCTGAGTcccatccctgggctgtgtgcagctgacacagggaagggaatgaAACCCCCAGGGGCTGTTCCAGCATCTTCCTTGGGGATAAATCCATATCTCAGCTCCACACAACAGCTTTTCAATGAGCAGATTTGTCTAAATGCTGCTTTTGAGTAAttgaaatccttttttttttcacctgaaaATACCCAGAGGAGGAGCACAGTTGGGTCAAAATGTTTTGCTCTGACATCCTTGTGAAAGGAATCATCTCAGCTTCAcagagaatcacaaaatcatagaatgCTTTGGGCTGCAAGGGCCCTTAAATATCTCTTAGCTCCAGCTCCCAGAGGAGAATGCTCCCATTCCGTCTTGACCATTTTTATGGAAAGGGGCTAAAAATGGAAACACTGCAATCCAAAGCCAGCCCCAAACCCATGGTGCTATGGGTGCCACCAAAGATGCCACCACCTCTGCTACCACCTCCAAAGGGCCATGCTGCCCTCCAGGAGTTCTGAGGGCAgcgggagggagctgggggcaccccctgccctgtgtcccttACCCAATGTCCCCAGCCCGTGTGCCAGGGGcaccccctgccctgtgtcccttACCCTATGTCCCCAGCCCATGTGCCAGGGGCAcccccctgccctgtgtcccttccctgatgtccccagcccGTGTGCCCTGTGTCCCTTACCCGATGCCCCCCAGCCCGTGTGCCCTGTGTCCCTTACCCAATGTCCCCAGCCCGTGTGCCCTGTGTCCCTTACCCAATGTCCCCAGCCCGTGTGCCCTGTGTCCCTTACCCGATGTCCCCCAGCCCGTGTGCCCTGTGTCCCTTACCTGATGCCCCCCAGCCCATGTGCCAGGGGCacccctgccctgtgtcccttACCTGAtgtcccccagcacagccacagtggCAGCCAGGGCCAGCCCGTGTGCCAGGGCGGGCTGCAGCCGGCCCGTGCCCCCTGGCTggtccagcagtgccaggcaccCCGTGAAGATGAagagggcagtgcccagcagctcggccaggcagggctgcacgTGGCGCTCGTAGCGGGGtggccgtggggcagagggcTTGGCCTCGGTGtccatcagctcctgcagcGGGCACTCAGCCCAGGAGGGCCCtccacagctggggcacagctggggcacagctgggcaggctgcagcagagcctgggtgTGCAGGACCCTCAGCAGGGACCCACCCCAGGGCTCCCCCTGAGTCTGACAGGCAGCGCTGCACGGGAGGCTCTAAATACAGATTGGATTTGCAttgctaaggaaaaaaaaggggtcATAAAAGCTGCTGGGCCGGCCCCCAGGGATATCAAAGCTCGTTATCACTGCCAAGCCGTGGTTCAAGGcttggggatttttccctggTTGCTGGTGGTggggtgctgtgctgtgctgtgagggGTTCTGCCAAGGGTCAGGATGTGgttcctgccctgcacacctggaGTGTGGcacctgtgctcagccctgggccctcTGTGCCTGTAGGAGCCGCTGGGACCCAGCCTGGGACTCTCAGCCCACAGCCCCAGACTGGCTCAGGTGGGGAGGGAGCCCTGGGGAACTGGAGCTGAAGTGAGAAACTGCTCAAGAGCTTTGAGCATCCTGTGCCAccccacctcccactgtccccagccatggggtactgccagggatgcaggggcagccccagctgctctgggcacctgtgcccaccctgtGAGTGGAGACCATCAGTGAAAACTCCTGCAAACCTCAGCCCTCATCCTGCCCAGGGttccagggctggggttccTGTCCCTCTGGCACTGCTCTCAATAAAGATGAGGGCAGGGGTGCCGAGGGATCCAGCAGCCACTGCAAAAGCTGGAATCAATCAAACACTGATGAAACCCTCCCTAAATCCTCCTCATGCCAGCAGGGATCACTGCCTGGAACGGCAGAttcagccagggcagggggaaCGGGGGGGacccccaggcagcagcacagcagagcccacagctcccagcaggaccAGCAAGGGTTCACTGGGAGGCTTTGAGCTGGGCTGAAGGGATCCAGGTGGGGCTGATCTTTGGGGCATTGGCTGGGAGGGATCAGTGCGACCCCTACCCAGagatgggcactgccagggtgatgccagggcagctcctggagcagcaggaatgtgcCAGGATCCAGGCAGGACGGGCCCTGAGCCTggagccagctcctgcagcccatgtTTGTGGTGCTGTGGGGACTGGGCTTTGCTGGAGCTCTTCTCTCCTGTCAGCAGGGTAAAGAACCTGGTTTATGGTGTTGTCACAAGGCCCTGGGGATGGGAAGGAAATTTCCACTGGCCTGTCCCTGTGGCCACACCGCTGACAGGGGTCAGGCAGGAGAATCCCAGTGAGGGCACCTCTAAATGAGCCTCCACTGACCCATTCAGCCCCAGGAGCTTCTTCCTACAGCCAAGAGCTCTGGGCTCAGCTTATAGacacagctgggattgggggGTGACAGCTGGGTCTGCCTGGCTTTGGGGGCCCCATGGAccccaggacctgtgggacagggaaATCCCTGGTTCAATCCCATCAGCTCACAGGGCACCATGTCCCAGGGCCACTCCCAACAGGTCCATGGAACCCATCTGCCACTGTGGCCCCCAGCATGaccagcccagggctcctttgggaagaaattcaACTTGGGCAGAAGGAATCCGGGTTTCCTTTATTTTTGGGATGCTTATTATGAGAGATCAATGTAACACATATCCAGATTTCAGCTGGTCCTTCCTTGCAGCAGCTTCCACGGGGctgtgcaggcactgccaggagctgggctgtcccagagcccagagcccagagcccagatcccaaaccccagaccccagaccccaaatcccaaaccccagatccccagatcccaaatcccaaaccccagaccccaaaccccagaccccaaatcccaggccCCAGATCCCCAGATCCCAGATCTCAGATCCcagatcccagatcccaaaccccagaccccagatcccaaatcccaaatcccaagcCCCAGATCCCAACCCCAGAGCAGCATGGgtgagccccaggagccccaggagccctccctggccaggaaaGGCAGCGAGGGGGCAgatccaggctgctgctgggtgctcctggcacaggagctgcccagggcgGTGCCACCGTGCCCATGCTCTGTCTCCAGAGCACGGCAAGGTCACAGCCCACAGCAAGGATTAACCCCCTGTCCTTGGCTTTTAAACATTTACCACCTTAGGGAGCGGGGATGTTTGCCCGAGCCTTGCAGAGGAAATGCTCCACGCTGAGGCAACAAAGGCTCCAattcctgctgagcacagcctgaGACAGCTGTGAGCAAAAGCTCAGCCCCGTGGGAAGGGGCTCCCTTTGGTgggagcctcagcccctgcctggtGCTCAGAGGTGCCCAGGACACCaagggcagagccctgctctgagcaggagaTGGAACCCTCAGCACCCAGGTTTGCTCAGCGAGGCACACGGCAACTCTGCCCGTGGGAAAAGGCGTGGGGATGAGAACAGATAAATCTGTTCCTATCAGCAGACATTTATTTTTGTCCTTGTTTGGGCTTGCACCGATTTGTTAGATAAGTGACAATAGCAACTGTGTCAATTAGTACAGGAAGTGGTGGCACCAAACAAGCCAAGGCTTCCAGAAATGGTTTTTAGGAATCACAGGGAACGTTTCCCTCAGCCATCCACCCGGGCAGGACAGCCAGAACAGCCCAGTTTTATCCACCCCCAGTGTTTCACTCCTCTCCTCATTTCACTGTGCAGATCTGCCACCTTCCCTTTGCTTCCCCATGCAAACCAAAGCACCCGAATGAGGCTCTCTAGAGAAAACCACATTGAGGGTTGGatgatcccttccaacccaaaccattctggggttCTAAACCCAAAGCCCCCAGCCTGCAAAAAGCACTTAGGCAGACACTAAAGGGCATCACTGAGTGCTGTCAACAGCCAGTCCCAGGATCCCAGGCCCGTTTGGGTTGGACACTGGAAcccacctgtgccaggcccccccaccctcccaggggagaatCTCATCCTAAAATggaatctaaacctcctctccACCAGCTTGAATTCATTCCCCTTTTTCCTGTCACTCCGTGCTCTTGAAATGCTTTGAGTGCTCTCTGTGAATTGGGGCTGGTACATCtgaaatcccagaattccagctGAAATCTGTAGAAAATTTATTCCAAAGTattctggccctgcacagcgTGGTGCTGCAAGGAAAGACCCCAGCAAATCCAGCACGGGGTCAGCTCTTTCGGAGAGCCATAAAGAAtcagagcagctcccctggcactgccttATCTCCCCCGTTTATCTCGGACAGTCCCCGGGATTACACAAGGGGCTGAAAGAGAACTTGCAGAGTGATTTGCAGCTCGTagctgtggcacaggtgaggtgACCTCTGCCCCTTGCAGAGCCCTCTTGTGTAAGAGTTTTCCTCGCAGTCGCTGTCTcggagcagatggaaatttcCAGGGATCCCGAGGCGGGCTGAGcgctgcctgctgcagagcagggatggattcGTGTCAGTCCTGCGGCCCAGACTGGTGCTTGAGCTGCCAAAATCACCACCCGAGGAGGATGAAGCCATCCAGACCTTAATTCTGCTATTTCACATTCCTAATTCTGCTGCTTAGCATTAAAATCCACCAAGGTCCCCCAGAAGGGGTGGATGCTCCtggtccccccagccctgcacatcTTCCCTGCAATGACCTGGGCTCCCTGGCTGTCCTGGTTATTTCCATCCTCAATAACCTCATtctcctgtgcccagcagcccaggcacCTGAAAACCTGTGTAAACTCAAATGGGGAGCTGGTCACTCAGCAGAGGGGCTGAAACACCATGCACTGAGCCAGCCACTGCTTTTCCTTTGGCTCCTGAAGCTGGGCAAGGCCTGGCAGTTCAATAATTTAACCTCCTGGAAGGCAACTTCATTTATCCATCTGTGGAGAGCCAGCAGGCAATGCTCAGGGATGGGTAACGTGGATGGacacagctgcagggcagggacaccaccCAAAGCAGGGATCCACAGCCAGGAGTgagtgtgggcaggcaggagtgaGTGAGGGCAGCCTGGAGTGAGTGAGAACAGCCTGGAGTgagtgtgggcaggcaggagtgaGTGTGGGGAGCCTGgagtgagtgtgagtgtgagtgtgagtgtgagtgagggcaggcaggagtgagtgtgagtgtgagtgtgagtgtgagtgtgagtgtgagtgtgggcaggcaggagtgagtgtgagtgtgagtgtgagtgtgagtgtgagtgtgagtgtgagtgtgagtgtgagtgagggcaggcaggagcagctcctggctcctgctggagcagtcagcagcagggagcacTGCCTGACTTTGCCAGGGACACAGGACCAACCTCCTCTTGAGCAAAGCTCCCCATCC includes these proteins:
- the AQP8 gene encoding aquaporin-8, with amino-acid sequence MDTEAKPSAPRPPRYERHVQPCLAELLGTALFIFTGCLALLDQPGGTGRLQPALAHGLALAATVAVLGDISGGHFNPAVSLAVWLLGGLHVSLLIPYWLCQLCGGVIGAGLAKAVAPSERFGNASGGALGGPTAREQLPAVLGAEIVLSSFLLLVVCMGAINGRTRTPLAPLCTGLTVTAGILAGGGVSGACMNPARAFGPALVANCWNYHWVYWVGPMLAALLVGGLVRFLLGDQATRLLLK